From a single Kitasatospora sp. NBC_00458 genomic region:
- a CDS encoding maleylpyruvate isomerase family mycothiol-dependent enzyme — translation MTELLSFPTFLRMIAERSAAFRAAVDAAPGLDADVPSCPGWTLYDLANHLSEGDRFWAHIVRNTAPGDERPSKDGLAAPREREALIAWLADSTEQLLTALREAGPDRGCWAWWEPLASSHTVAAAARRRVPESLIHTYDAQLASGAPQELPTTEAVDAVDEFLATVCTVTVPWPGEPATMDYHAAGAGSWRQTVDAAGSRSTRLTAAEAAESKPTAAVYGTASEIALLMYMRIPADSLRIEGDADLIQRLQNWG, via the coding sequence GTGACTGAGCTTCTCTCCTTCCCCACCTTTCTGCGGATGATCGCCGAGCGTTCCGCCGCGTTCCGCGCCGCCGTCGACGCGGCCCCCGGCCTCGACGCCGACGTCCCGTCCTGCCCGGGCTGGACGCTGTACGACCTGGCGAACCACCTCAGTGAGGGGGACCGCTTCTGGGCCCACATCGTGCGGAACACCGCGCCGGGCGACGAGCGGCCGAGCAAGGACGGGCTGGCGGCGCCCAGGGAGCGCGAGGCCCTCATAGCCTGGCTGGCCGACTCGACGGAGCAGCTGCTCACCGCTCTGCGCGAGGCCGGCCCGGACCGGGGCTGCTGGGCCTGGTGGGAGCCGCTGGCCTCGTCGCACACCGTGGCCGCCGCGGCCCGCCGCCGCGTCCCGGAGTCGCTGATCCACACCTACGACGCCCAGTTGGCCTCCGGCGCCCCGCAGGAGCTGCCGACGACCGAGGCGGTCGACGCCGTCGATGAGTTCCTCGCCACCGTCTGCACCGTCACGGTCCCGTGGCCGGGCGAGCCGGCCACCATGGACTACCACGCGGCCGGGGCCGGCTCCTGGCGCCAGACGGTGGACGCCGCCGGTTCCCGCTCCACCCGCCTCACCGCGGCGGAGGCCGCCGAGAGCAAGCCCACCGCCGCCGTCTACGGCACGGCGAGTGAGATCGCCCTGCTCATGTACATGCGCATCCCGGCCGACTCGCTGCGGATCGAGGGCGACGCCGACCTGATCCAGCGGTTGCAGAACTGGGGCTGA